In Bradyrhizobium guangxiense, the following are encoded in one genomic region:
- a CDS encoding alpha-amylase family glycosyl hydrolase, translated as MAQSNENWWRDGIFYQIYPRSFQDSNGDGVGDLAGILRRLPYVKSLGVNAIWLSPIFPSPMADFGYDISDYTGIEPLFGTMEDFDALIAAVHDNGLKLILDLVPNHTSDQHPWFVESRASRDNPKRDWYIWRDPAHDGGVPNNWLSEFGGSAWQFDETTGQYYYHAFLAQQPDLNWRNPDVRAAIYDVMRFWLDKGVDGFRVDVIWHLVKDAEFRDNPPNPHYVEGRPPNERILTQYSTDQPEVHEVIAEMRRVTDSFGARVLIGEIYLPLHRLMAYYGNDLTGAQMPFNFALLSTFWSARSIETIIEDYEKALPRGAWPNWVLGNHDRPRVASRVGTEQARVAAMLLLTLRGTPTLYYGDEIGMHQVTIAPEDVRDPFEKNVPGIGVGRDGCRTPMQWDATEYAGFSTTRPWLPLPEHYVRDNVVNLEADTRSILSLYKRLIGLRQSCPPLVAGDYHPIAAQGDLLIYRREAEGKAVIVALNLGPDPIAVTTSAIKFGSSILLSTFLDREGEQIEGVIDLRGNEGVVVQPP; from the coding sequence ATGGCTCAAAGCAACGAGAACTGGTGGCGCGACGGCATTTTCTACCAGATCTACCCGCGTTCGTTTCAGGATTCCAACGGTGACGGCGTCGGCGATCTCGCCGGCATTTTGCGGCGGCTGCCTTACGTCAAGTCGCTCGGCGTCAACGCGATCTGGCTCTCGCCGATCTTCCCGTCGCCGATGGCCGATTTCGGCTACGATATCTCCGACTATACCGGCATCGAGCCGCTGTTCGGCACGATGGAAGATTTCGATGCGCTGATCGCGGCGGTCCACGACAACGGCCTGAAGCTGATCCTCGACCTCGTGCCCAACCACACCTCCGATCAGCATCCCTGGTTCGTCGAGAGCCGCGCCTCGCGCGACAATCCCAAGCGCGACTGGTACATCTGGCGTGATCCCGCGCATGACGGCGGCGTGCCCAACAACTGGCTGTCCGAATTCGGCGGCAGTGCGTGGCAGTTCGACGAGACCACCGGCCAGTATTATTACCACGCCTTCCTCGCCCAGCAGCCGGACCTAAACTGGCGCAACCCGGACGTTCGCGCCGCGATCTACGACGTAATGCGGTTCTGGCTGGACAAGGGCGTCGACGGCTTTCGCGTCGACGTGATCTGGCACCTCGTCAAGGACGCCGAATTCCGCGACAATCCGCCCAACCCGCATTACGTCGAGGGCCGGCCGCCGAACGAAAGAATTCTGACGCAATATTCGACAGACCAGCCGGAGGTGCACGAGGTCATCGCCGAGATGCGGCGCGTCACCGACAGTTTTGGCGCCCGCGTCCTGATCGGCGAGATCTATCTGCCGCTGCATCGCCTCATGGCCTATTACGGCAACGACCTCACCGGTGCGCAAATGCCGTTCAATTTTGCGCTGCTCTCGACGTTCTGGAGCGCGCGCTCGATCGAGACGATCATCGAGGATTACGAGAAGGCGCTGCCGCGCGGCGCCTGGCCGAACTGGGTGCTCGGCAACCACGATCGCCCGCGTGTGGCGAGCCGCGTCGGCACGGAGCAGGCGCGCGTCGCGGCCATGCTGCTGCTGACGCTGCGCGGCACGCCGACGCTCTACTACGGCGACGAGATCGGCATGCACCAGGTGACGATCGCGCCGGAGGATGTGCGCGATCCCTTCGAGAAGAACGTGCCCGGCATCGGCGTCGGCCGCGACGGCTGCCGCACGCCGATGCAGTGGGATGCGACCGAATATGCAGGGTTCTCAACCACGCGGCCGTGGCTGCCGCTGCCGGAGCACTATGTGCGTGACAACGTCGTCAATCTCGAAGCCGATACACGTTCGATCCTGAGCCTCTACAAGCGCCTGATCGGCTTGCGCCAGAGCTGTCCGCCGCTGGTCGCGGGCGATTATCATCCGATCGCCGCGCAAGGCGATCTCCTGATCTATCGCCGCGAGGCCGAGGGCAAGGCGGTGATCGTGGCCCTCAATCTCGGTCCCGACCCGATCGCGGTGACGACGAGCGCGATCAAGTTCGGCAGCAGCATCTTGCTGTCGACCTTCCTGGATCGCGAGGGCGAGCAGATCGAAGGCGTGATCGATCTGCGTGGCAATGAGGGGGTGGTGGTGCAGCCGCCGTAA
- a CDS encoding MBL fold metallo-hydrolase translates to MTEQNDTKAKAGAIIVPVTLFEQNCTIIWDEPSKKAVVIDPGGDVPKILDAIKQTGVTVEKIWLTHGHIDHVGGAADLRDALKVPIEGPHEADKFLLDNVVESGARFGMTGVRNFAPDRWLNEGDSVSIGDLQFDIFHCPGHSPGSVVFFNKELRFAHVGDVLFAGSVGRTDLPGGSHATLINSILTKLLPLGDDVGFICGHGAGSSIGQERMTNPFITGEM, encoded by the coding sequence ATGACCGAGCAAAATGACACCAAAGCCAAGGCGGGCGCGATCATCGTTCCCGTGACGCTGTTCGAACAGAACTGCACCATCATCTGGGACGAGCCCAGCAAGAAGGCCGTGGTGATCGATCCCGGCGGGGACGTGCCGAAAATCCTGGACGCGATCAAGCAGACCGGCGTCACCGTGGAGAAGATCTGGCTGACCCACGGCCATATCGACCATGTCGGCGGCGCGGCCGATCTGCGTGATGCCCTGAAGGTGCCGATCGAAGGGCCGCATGAAGCGGACAAGTTCCTGCTCGACAACGTGGTCGAGAGCGGCGCCCGCTTCGGCATGACCGGCGTGCGCAACTTCGCGCCGGACCGCTGGCTCAACGAGGGCGACAGCGTGTCGATCGGCGATTTGCAGTTCGACATCTTCCACTGTCCCGGTCACTCCCCCGGCAGCGTGGTGTTCTTCAACAAGGAGCTGCGCTTCGCCCATGTCGGCGACGTCCTGTTCGCCGGCTCGGTCGGGCGCACCGATTTGCCCGGCGGCAGCCACGCCACGCTGATCAACTCGATTCTGACAAAACTGCTTCCACTCGGCGACGACGTCGGCTTCATCTGCGGCCACGGCGCCGGCTCGAGCATCGGCCAGGAGCGGATGACCAATCCGTTCATTACCGGCGAGATGTGA
- a CDS encoding winged helix-turn-helix transcriptional regulator encodes MARANPARSCPVAAFQKMISGKYKLRIVWDLKDGPRRYGEIRSGLLRGATGSAEITPRVLSRELKALTASGLIDRRDFGEVPPKVEYRLTRKGKSFVPVVAAIREWGERHLGETAALVDAAE; translated from the coding sequence ATGGCAAGGGCGAACCCGGCGCGCAGCTGTCCGGTTGCGGCCTTTCAGAAGATGATCAGCGGCAAATACAAGCTGCGCATCGTCTGGGACCTCAAGGACGGCCCGCGCCGCTATGGCGAGATCCGAAGCGGACTGCTGCGCGGTGCCACCGGCAGCGCGGAGATCACTCCGCGCGTGCTCAGCCGCGAACTGAAGGCGCTCACCGCGAGCGGGCTGATCGACCGCAGGGATTTTGGCGAGGTGCCGCCGAAGGTCGAGTATCGCCTCACCCGCAAGGGCAAGAGCTTCGTGCCCGTCGTCGCGGCGATCCGCGAGTGGGGCGAACGTCACCTCGGTGAGACCGCCGCGCTCGTGGACGCGGCGGAATAA
- a CDS encoding extracellular catalytic domain type 1 short-chain-length polyhydroxyalkanoate depolymerase — protein MSLARNVDLLRRLPRLDGLRFAEPGRSADASSPLQEVTGFGSNPGALRMFAFVPPQLQKPRALVVVLHGCGQTAAAYDLGAGWSTLAQHYGFALVMPEQQRVNNGNTCFNWFNPEDIARGSGEAHSIREMIAHMVKAHRIESRRVYITGLSAGGGMTSVMLATYPEVFAAGAGIAGLPYGIAANLREALDGMFHSPARPARELGDLVRNASDHRGPWPKISVWHGSADRTVNPGNANEIVKQWLDLHDLPEAPMAETMVDGYPRQAWWGKDGETLVESYAITDMAHGTPLGLADNDQRYGVEGAFLIEAGISSSYHIAKFFGLTDWIADAAKAEARPAAKPVLPPAPHLARSIRAAEQPAEPKREQGRGFDLGQIITRALTAAGLMK, from the coding sequence GTGTCGTTAGCTAGAAATGTCGATCTGTTGAGACGTCTGCCCAGGCTGGACGGTCTGCGCTTCGCCGAGCCTGGCCGCAGCGCTGACGCCTCCAGCCCGTTGCAGGAAGTCACCGGCTTCGGCAGCAATCCCGGCGCCTTGCGGATGTTCGCGTTCGTGCCGCCGCAGTTGCAGAAGCCGCGCGCGCTCGTCGTCGTGCTGCATGGCTGCGGCCAGACCGCGGCTGCTTACGACCTCGGGGCCGGCTGGTCGACATTGGCGCAGCACTATGGCTTCGCGCTGGTGATGCCCGAGCAGCAGCGCGTCAACAACGGCAATACCTGCTTCAACTGGTTCAATCCGGAAGACATTGCGCGAGGCAGCGGCGAGGCGCATTCGATCCGCGAGATGATCGCGCATATGGTCAAGGCACATCGCATCGAGTCCAGGCGCGTCTACATCACCGGCCTGTCCGCCGGCGGCGGCATGACGTCGGTGATGCTCGCGACCTATCCGGAAGTCTTCGCGGCGGGCGCGGGGATTGCCGGACTGCCCTATGGCATCGCCGCGAACCTGCGCGAGGCGCTCGACGGCATGTTTCATTCGCCGGCGCGCCCGGCGCGCGAGCTCGGCGATCTCGTGCGCAACGCGTCCGATCATCGTGGTCCCTGGCCGAAAATCTCGGTGTGGCACGGCAGTGCCGACCGCACCGTCAATCCCGGCAATGCCAACGAGATCGTCAAGCAATGGCTCGATCTGCACGATCTGCCGGAAGCGCCGATGGCGGAAACCATGGTCGACGGCTATCCGCGTCAGGCCTGGTGGGGCAAGGACGGCGAGACGCTGGTCGAGTCCTACGCCATCACCGACATGGCCCACGGCACGCCGCTGGGGCTCGCCGATAACGATCAGCGCTATGGCGTCGAAGGCGCGTTCCTGATCGAGGCCGGCATTTCCTCGTCCTATCACATCGCAAAGTTCTTCGGCCTCACCGACTGGATCGCGGACGCGGCAAAGGCGGAAGCGAGGCCGGCCGCGAAGCCGGTGCTCCCGCCCGCGCCCCATCTCGCCCGCTCGATCCGCGCTGCCGAACAACCGGCGGAGCCGAAGCGTGAGCAGGGGCGCGGCTTCGACCTCGGCCAGATCATCACCCGCGCGCTGACCGCGGCGGGGCTGATGAAGTAG
- a CDS encoding MFS transporter, which produces MHQIVTKPVDSTRRWWVLAIVVAAQFMFGVDAFIVNVAIPTIAVELHATPAQIESVIAIYLIAYATLVVTGGRLGDIHGTRNVFLAGVLGFTLTSLWCGLAQSGAELIIARLAQGATAALMVPQVLATLHLLFTDESRSRAFAVYGIVLGLAGAAGFLLGGLLITMDLAGTGWRSVFFVNVPCGLAIAAAAWCIMPSVPRRSGTRLDIKGSMVLFAGLLCLIGPLLFGHDVGWAPWLWAVMAVGGVILAAFLKLEHAVARAGGMPLIDLTLLADSAFLRGLGAAFFFFFANLSFYLVMTLFMQRGLEIPPLSAGMAFIPLALAFVVASRHSGARARHRGTKVLIEGCALQIAGLAALALVAGCVDAPSPLLIALTMIIFGYGQGLVMAPLSGAVLSTVKPVAAGSASGIYGTIAQIGNAAGVAAIGAVFFAVDALQSTRAGFLVSLVLFVTLIMICVAFLSWLRRASA; this is translated from the coding sequence ATGCACCAAATCGTCACAAAGCCCGTCGATTCGACCCGCCGCTGGTGGGTGCTGGCGATCGTGGTCGCCGCGCAGTTCATGTTCGGCGTCGATGCCTTCATCGTGAACGTCGCCATCCCCACTATCGCGGTCGAGCTGCACGCGACGCCGGCCCAGATCGAATCCGTGATCGCGATCTATCTGATCGCCTATGCCACGCTGGTCGTCACCGGCGGCCGACTCGGCGACATCCACGGCACCAGGAACGTGTTCCTCGCCGGCGTGCTCGGTTTCACCCTGACGTCGCTGTGGTGCGGCCTCGCGCAATCCGGCGCGGAGCTGATCATCGCGCGGCTGGCGCAGGGTGCCACCGCAGCGCTGATGGTGCCGCAGGTGCTGGCGACGCTGCATCTGCTCTTCACCGATGAATCGCGCAGCCGCGCCTTCGCCGTCTACGGCATCGTGCTCGGGCTGGCCGGCGCCGCCGGCTTCCTGCTCGGCGGTCTCCTGATCACGATGGACCTTGCCGGCACCGGCTGGAGGTCGGTGTTCTTCGTCAACGTTCCCTGCGGCCTCGCCATTGCGGCGGCCGCCTGGTGCATCATGCCCTCGGTGCCGCGGCGATCGGGTACCAGGCTCGACATCAAGGGCAGCATGGTCCTGTTCGCGGGGCTGCTGTGCCTCATCGGTCCGCTGCTGTTCGGTCACGATGTCGGCTGGGCCCCCTGGCTGTGGGCCGTGATGGCGGTCGGCGGCGTCATCCTGGCTGCGTTCCTGAAGCTGGAGCATGCGGTCGCGCGCGCCGGCGGCATGCCGCTGATCGACCTGACGCTGCTGGCGGACTCCGCTTTCCTGCGCGGGCTCGGCGCCGCCTTCTTTTTCTTCTTCGCCAATCTTTCGTTCTACCTCGTCATGACGCTGTTCATGCAGCGAGGCCTCGAGATCCCGCCGCTCTCGGCCGGCATGGCCTTCATCCCGCTCGCGCTGGCCTTCGTCGTGGCGTCGCGCCACAGCGGCGCGCGGGCGCGGCATCGTGGCACCAAGGTGCTGATCGAGGGCTGCGCGCTTCAGATCGCGGGCCTTGCCGCACTCGCGCTTGTTGCGGGCTGCGTCGATGCGCCGTCGCCGCTCCTCATCGCGCTCACCATGATCATCTTCGGTTACGGCCAGGGATTGGTGATGGCGCCACTCTCCGGTGCGGTGCTCTCGACCGTGAAGCCCGTCGCCGCAGGCTCCGCCTCCGGCATCTACGGCACCATTGCACAGATCGGAAATGCGGCCGGAGTGGCCGCAATCGGCGCGGTATTTTTCGCGGTCGACGCGTTGCAATCAACGCGCGCAGGATTTTTGGTCTCGCTTGTGCTGTTTGTGACATTAATCATGATCTGCGTCGCATTTCTGTCGTGGCTGCGCCGCGCATCTGCATGA
- a CDS encoding LLM class flavin-dependent oxidoreductase gives MARLKFGAFLAPHHPIGEHPMLQFRRDLDLVEQLDALGYDEFWCGEHHSSGWEMIASPEMFLAAAGERTKRIKLGTGVVSLPYHHPFNVAQRMVQLDHMTGGRAIFGSGPGALASDAHTLGIDPMTQRDRQDEAIGIIRRLFNGERVTAKSDWFTMNDAALQILPLQEKMPFVVASQISPSGMTLAGKYGIGIISLGSMTTQGLMSLQQQWQFAEDAAKKHGTKVDRADWRVLLTFHIAETREQARKEAGAGLMRWHNEYNVGTLQRPGLTAFSSPDEAVDKTAFVEGAASTIGTPDDLVKTIKNVMQVSGGVGAIIGFVHDWANPEATRRSWDMVARYVVPEINGYIDGLRRSQKFVIENRAIFERAGQAVMAKIMENEKAAEALKVTGPGRVAIPAVNAPDLQKEAAKR, from the coding sequence ATGGCGCGCCTGAAGTTCGGAGCCTTTCTTGCCCCGCATCACCCGATCGGGGAGCATCCGATGCTCCAGTTCCGGCGCGACCTCGACCTCGTCGAGCAGTTAGATGCGCTCGGCTATGACGAGTTCTGGTGCGGCGAGCATCATTCGTCCGGCTGGGAGATGATCGCCTCGCCCGAGATGTTCCTGGCCGCGGCCGGCGAGCGCACCAAGCGGATCAAGCTCGGCACCGGCGTGGTGTCGCTGCCCTATCACCATCCCTTCAACGTCGCCCAGCGCATGGTGCAACTCGACCACATGACCGGCGGCCGCGCCATCTTCGGCTCCGGCCCCGGCGCGCTCGCCTCCGACGCACATACGCTCGGCATCGACCCGATGACGCAGCGCGACCGCCAGGACGAGGCCATCGGCATCATCCGCCGGCTCTTCAACGGCGAGCGCGTCACCGCCAAGAGCGACTGGTTTACCATGAACGACGCCGCGCTGCAGATCCTGCCGTTGCAGGAGAAGATGCCGTTCGTGGTGGCCTCGCAGATCTCGCCGTCAGGCATGACACTCGCCGGCAAGTACGGCATCGGCATCATCTCGCTGGGCTCGATGACCACGCAAGGGCTGATGTCACTGCAGCAGCAATGGCAGTTCGCCGAGGATGCAGCGAAGAAGCACGGCACGAAGGTCGACCGCGCCGACTGGCGCGTGCTCCTGACCTTCCACATCGCCGAGACCCGTGAGCAGGCGCGCAAGGAGGCCGGCGCCGGGCTGATGCGCTGGCACAACGAGTATAACGTCGGCACGCTGCAACGGCCGGGCCTGACCGCATTCTCCTCGCCGGATGAAGCCGTGGACAAGACCGCCTTCGTCGAGGGCGCGGCCTCCACCATCGGCACGCCCGACGATCTCGTCAAAACCATCAAGAACGTGATGCAGGTCTCCGGCGGCGTCGGCGCCATCATCGGTTTCGTGCACGACTGGGCCAATCCGGAAGCGACGCGCCGAAGCTGGGACATGGTGGCGCGCTACGTGGTGCCGGAGATCAACGGCTATATCGACGGCCTGCGCCGGTCGCAAAAATTCGTGATCGAGAACCGCGCGATCTTCGAGCGCGCGGGCCAGGCGGTGATGGCCAAGATCATGGAGAACGAGAAGGCCGCCGAGGCGCTGAAGGTGACGGGCCCCGGCCGTGTCGCCATCCCCGCCGTCAACGCCCCCGATCTGCAGAAGGAAGCGGCGAAGCGGTAG
- a CDS encoding cytochrome P450: MSMQNVAATAPGFTAPKRNALTHIPGDEGWPIIGKTLQVLADPKGHIEANGAKYGPVYRTHVFGETNVVLLGPEANELVMFDQQKLFSSTHGWNKVLGLLFPRGLMLLDFDEHRLHRKTLSVAFKSGPMKSYLADLDRGIAARVAQWKAKQGEMQLYPAMKQLTLDLAAASFLGADIGPEVDEINRAFVDMVAAAVAPIRRPLPGTQMAAGVRGRKRIVAYFREQIPLRRGNHGGDDLFSQLCRATHEDGALLSEQDIIDHMSFLMMAAHDTLTSSLTSFVGELAANPDWQDRLRAEGLALGLAADAPSSFDDLEKMPLSEMAFKEALRIKPPVPSMPRRAMRDFTFKGFTIPAGTAVGVNPLYTHHMRDIWPEPDRFDPLRFTEEAQRSRHRFAFVPFGGGAHMCLGLHFAYMQAKCFARHFLQNLEVSLEPGYKPDWQMWPIPKPRDGLRVRVKAV; this comes from the coding sequence ATGTCGATGCAGAATGTGGCCGCAACGGCGCCCGGCTTCACCGCGCCCAAACGCAACGCCCTGACGCACATTCCCGGCGACGAAGGCTGGCCGATCATCGGCAAGACCCTGCAGGTGCTGGCCGACCCCAAGGGCCATATCGAGGCGAACGGTGCCAAATACGGCCCGGTCTACCGCACCCACGTGTTCGGCGAGACCAATGTCGTGCTGCTCGGGCCCGAGGCCAACGAGCTCGTGATGTTCGACCAGCAAAAGCTGTTCTCCTCGACCCACGGCTGGAACAAGGTCCTCGGCCTGTTGTTTCCGCGCGGATTGATGCTGCTCGATTTCGACGAGCACCGGCTGCACCGCAAGACCCTGTCGGTCGCGTTCAAGTCCGGGCCGATGAAATCCTATCTGGCCGATCTCGACCGCGGCATCGCCGCGCGCGTCGCGCAATGGAAGGCCAAGCAGGGGGAGATGCAGCTCTACCCCGCGATGAAGCAGCTCACGCTCGATCTCGCCGCGGCCTCGTTCCTCGGCGCCGACATCGGGCCGGAGGTCGACGAGATCAACCGCGCCTTCGTCGACATGGTCGCGGCTGCCGTGGCCCCGATCCGCCGCCCCCTGCCCGGCACCCAGATGGCGGCCGGCGTCAGAGGTCGAAAGCGCATCGTCGCCTATTTCCGCGAGCAGATCCCGCTGCGGCGCGGCAATCACGGCGGCGACGATCTGTTCTCGCAGCTCTGCCGTGCCACCCATGAGGATGGCGCGCTGCTGTCCGAGCAGGACATCATCGACCACATGAGCTTCTTGATGATGGCGGCACACGACACGCTGACCTCGTCGCTGACCTCCTTCGTCGGCGAGCTTGCCGCCAACCCGGACTGGCAGGACAGGCTGCGCGCGGAGGGTCTCGCGCTCGGGCTTGCGGCGGATGCGCCGAGCAGCTTCGACGATCTCGAGAAGATGCCGCTGTCGGAGATGGCGTTCAAGGAAGCGCTGCGGATCAAGCCGCCGGTGCCCTCGATGCCGCGCCGCGCGATGCGCGATTTCACCTTCAAGGGCTTTACGATTCCGGCCGGCACCGCGGTCGGCGTCAATCCGCTCTACACCCATCACATGAGGGACATCTGGCCGGAGCCGGATCGCTTCGATCCCTTGCGCTTCACCGAGGAGGCGCAACGGAGCCGTCACCGCTTCGCCTTCGTCCCGTTCGGCGGCGGCGCTCATATGTGCCTCGGCCTGCACTTCGCCTATATGCAGGCAAAATGCTTCGCCCGGCACTTCCTGCAGAACCTCGAGGTGTCGCTGGAGCCAGGCTACAAGCCGGACTGGCAGATGTGGCCGATCCCGAAGCCGCGGGACGGATTGCGGGTGAGGGTGAAGGCGGTTTAG
- a CDS encoding SDR family NAD(P)-dependent oxidoreductase: protein MGRLDGKVAVITGATSGIGLRTAEVFVAEGAKIVIAGRRVPEGEALAKQLGANCIFRQTDVTVEAQMQALIALAVDKFGRIDCLFNNAGGPAQTGGIEGLEVERFDAAMATLVRSVMLGMKHAAPHMKRQGSGSIINNGSIAGRLAGFSSSMVYSAAKAAVIHLTKCVAMELGESNVRVNAISPGAIATGIFGKALGLSTDAAEKTPAVMREVYKTAQPIPRAGLPDDIAQAAVFLASDESSFINGHDLVVDGAMTGGRNWSQQQQGYVALRKAFDQGA from the coding sequence ATGGGCAGGCTGGACGGCAAGGTTGCAGTGATCACGGGAGCGACGAGCGGGATCGGATTGCGCACTGCGGAAGTCTTCGTTGCCGAAGGTGCCAAAATTGTGATCGCGGGCCGGCGCGTACCGGAAGGCGAAGCGCTGGCGAAGCAGCTCGGCGCCAATTGCATCTTCCGCCAGACCGATGTGACGGTCGAAGCGCAGATGCAGGCCTTGATCGCGCTCGCGGTCGACAAGTTCGGCCGGATCGACTGCCTGTTCAACAATGCGGGCGGCCCGGCGCAGACCGGCGGCATCGAGGGCCTCGAGGTCGAGCGCTTCGACGCGGCGATGGCAACACTGGTGCGCAGCGTCATGCTCGGCATGAAGCACGCCGCGCCTCACATGAAGAGGCAGGGTAGCGGCAGCATCATCAACAATGGCAGCATCGCCGGACGTCTCGCCGGGTTCTCGTCCTCGATGGTGTACAGCGCGGCCAAGGCGGCGGTGATCCACCTCACCAAATGCGTGGCGATGGAGCTCGGCGAGTCCAATGTGCGCGTCAACGCGATCTCGCCCGGTGCGATCGCGACCGGCATCTTCGGCAAGGCGCTGGGACTCTCGACCGACGCCGCGGAGAAGACACCGGCGGTGATGCGCGAGGTCTACAAGACCGCGCAGCCGATCCCGCGGGCCGGCCTGCCGGACGACATCGCCCAGGCCGCCGTGTTCCTGGCGAGCGACGAATCCAGCTTCATCAACGGCCACGACCTCGTCGTCGACGGCGCCATGACCGGCGGCCGCAATTGGAGCCAGCAGCAGCAGGGCTATGTAGCCTTGCGCAAGGCCTTCGATCAGGGGGCGTAG
- a CDS encoding sensor histidine kinase: protein MGKLIDEFRRGWQGTAPPSLGLSIAFAVACLLVATLARWALAQVRPDVYFTPYFPAVFFAAAFGGFRIGIVTALVGGVLGVVVNFGDAFADRARFALLALYWAVCALTIWGVEHYRTLLAEQRRIAKRLIEEEEYRKLLVDELQHRLKNKLSTVHAVLHQVLHDQPAVWARVDPRLRSLAATDDLISRIDKAGCDIRDLLISELGPYGHVRFTLNGERLFLPPKLAVTLSLMFHELATNAGKYGAFSAPRGLLQVSWTVSDDRLTITWDETGGPSVDEVSEPGFGTKLLKSALSAFDGRTEITYLKTGLHCIMQCRIPESG from the coding sequence ATGGGGAAGCTGATCGACGAATTCCGCAGGGGTTGGCAGGGTACGGCGCCGCCATCGCTCGGTCTGAGCATTGCCTTTGCGGTGGCTTGCCTGCTGGTTGCGACCCTGGCGCGCTGGGCGCTCGCGCAGGTGCGGCCCGATGTCTACTTCACGCCCTATTTTCCAGCCGTGTTCTTTGCCGCCGCGTTCGGAGGCTTCCGGATCGGGATCGTGACCGCGCTGGTCGGCGGCGTGCTCGGCGTCGTCGTGAATTTCGGCGATGCCTTTGCCGATCGCGCCCGGTTTGCCCTGCTCGCGCTCTATTGGGCGGTCTGCGCGCTCACCATCTGGGGCGTCGAGCACTATCGCACCTTGCTGGCGGAGCAGCGTCGAATCGCCAAGCGCCTGATCGAGGAGGAAGAGTATCGCAAGCTGCTGGTCGACGAGCTGCAGCACCGGCTGAAGAACAAGCTGTCGACCGTGCATGCCGTGCTGCACCAGGTGCTGCATGACCAGCCGGCGGTCTGGGCTCGGGTCGATCCGCGGCTGCGCTCGCTGGCCGCAACCGACGATCTGATCTCGCGAATCGACAAGGCCGGCTGCGACATCCGCGATCTCCTGATCTCGGAGCTCGGGCCTTACGGCCATGTTCGCTTCACCCTCAATGGCGAGCGGCTGTTCCTGCCGCCGAAGCTCGCGGTCACGCTATCGCTGATGTTTCACGAGCTCGCCACCAATGCGGGCAAGTACGGCGCGTTCTCCGCGCCGCGCGGTCTCTTGCAGGTCTCATGGACCGTCAGCGACGACCGCCTGACCATCACCTGGGACGAAACCGGGGGACCGAGCGTGGACGAGGTGTCCGAGCCCGGCTTCGGCACCAAGCTGCTGAAATCGGCACTGTCCGCCTTCGACGGCAGAACCGAGATCACCTATTTGAAGACCGGGCTGCATTGCATCATGCAGTGTCGCATTCCCGAGAGCGGCTAG